The Triticum urartu cultivar G1812 chromosome 5, Tu2.1, whole genome shotgun sequence genome contains the following window.
TACAGAAAGCAACTTCATGGGAGAGGGGGAAGAACTGCCTGGGATGGGCTGGCCCGATGCGGCTTAAGTCACAGTGCAGCGCCCAAGCGATAGTCGCTGCACATTACACTTTGTGGCGCCTAACACTTAAGCGCTGCACTGTCATCTGTGGGGCCGCGCCTGGCCCCGGGCTGTCACGCTGGCCGGAGGTGCGACGCCTAAGGGATAGGCACTGCACAATAGGGTGCGGCACCTTGCTATCGGGCGCCACTCGAAAGGGTCATCAGCGTGAATTTTTTTCGAAAgcagttcaaattttgaattgttTTTCCACAGGTCAAATATGTGTTTTCTGCCGTTCCTTGCAATTAACTCCGTTTCTTCGGGTGCTCTAGTACTTCGCCGCCAACCGCGAGACGAGACCACGCCGCCCACCCActcgccgcgcgccgcccgccgcgGCACTCGCCCCGTCCACCATCGCGTCTGGCTAGCAGCCCAGCACAGACCATTCACAACTCCTTCCTCCGCTGAAGCTCCCCTTCCCCGCCGCGGCGCCCTCCTCGTCGCCCATGGCATCTAGCTAGCAGCCCACCAGAGACCATTCACAACCCCTACGCGGCCGCGTCGCCGCCAAGGCCCCCCACCCCCAAGCTCTTTCAGGGTGCTAGTGGTCTCCCTGAGGCCGGTCACGATTAGCACCGACGGTGTGTCCTTGACTGCTCTCGAGGAGCACGTGGCCGCGCGGACAAGGTGCTCGACGAATTGCCTGCCTGTTCTGGCTTCTGAGCTGAAGAATGCAACGATGCTGCCGGGTCATTGTGTCGCAGCCGGCTGTGCTCCGGCCACATAAAGGCAACCACGCCGCGTCACGGTTCTGCACTGCAGGCTTCGAGCTGCCTGAATGGTTCAGGAACCCAAAGAAGGACGGCGACTCCTTTGATGGTGATGACCATGACAAATTTGTGCTCCCGATCAAGTCTGATCCCGTGGAGGAACGGAGCCATGGAGGCAGCTCCAAGCCTCTGTCGCTCCGCCCCGAGGCTGCCTCCCACGAGGACGCCGAGTTCGAGGCTGATTTCGACGAAGCCAGCAGGATCCTGACCTCTTGCTTTGCGTCCCCGGAGGCCATCGTGATAGCCATGGACTGCTGCCCTGTCAGGGTATCAGACCGCATGGTCGACAAGATCCTAAGGAGGTTTGGCAGTGATTGGGTGGCGGCGTTCGGGTTCTTTATGTGGGCCGGTGCTCAGGAAGGCTACTGCCACTCTGCTGATTCATACAACTCGATGGTTGACATACTAGGAAAGTTCAAACAGTTTGATTTGATGTGGGGCTTGATCACTCAGATGGATGAGATTGGCGGTTTGGTGTCGCTGGCAACGATGACAAAGGTGATGAGGAGGCTCGCTGGGGCCAGCCGGTGGAGCGATGCCATAGACACCTTCAACAAAATGGACCGGTTTGGTGTTGTGAAAGACACCACAGCTATGAATGTGCTCCTAGACACGCTGTGCAAGGAGAGGAGCGTGAAGCGCGCGAGAGGCGCGTTCCAAGAGTTGAGGGGATCGGTACCTCCCGACGAGAGTAGTTTCAACACGTTGGTCCATGGGTGGTGCAAGGCGAGGATGATGAATGAAGCCCGTGATACGATGAAGGAGATGGAGGAACATGGCTTCAAGCCCTCAGTGATAACTTACACCAGCCTGATAGAAGCATACTGTATGGAGAAAGATTTTCAGACGGCTTACGCCATCCTAAACGAGATGCGCTCGAAAGGATGCCCTCCAAATGTTATCACATACACGATTGTGATGCACGCTCTAGGGAAGGATGGAAGAACGCAAGAAGCTTTGGATATATTTGACAAGGTGAGGAGGGATGGCTGTGCCCCAGACGCTTCCTTCTACAACTCTCTCATATACATACTCGGCAGAGCAGGGAGACTGGAGGATGCAAACTCCGTCGTCGATAAGATGTCCAGCACTGGAGTTCCCCCCACTGTTGCTACCTTCAACACCCTAATTTCTGCTGCCTGTGACCACTCCCAGGCAGAGAATGCCCTGAAGATGCTGGTTAGGATGGAGGAGCAGTCATGCAAGCCTGACATCAAGACGTACACCCCATTGCTGAAGCTGTGCTGCAAAAGGCAATGGATAAAGGTACTCCGGTTCCTCATATGCCACATGTTCAGGAAGGATATCACCCCTGATTTCAGCACCTATACCTTGTTGGTAACCTGGCTGTGCCGGAACGGGAAGCCTGCTCAGTCTTGCCTGTTCTTGGAGGAGATGGTCCTGAAGGGTTTTACGCCAAAGAAAGAAACGTTTGATCTTGTGGTGGAGAAGCTTGATAAGGAAAATCTCCATTCAGCGAAGAAAAAGGTTCAACTTCTCACCCTGCGGGCAGCTGCTGTGAAAGTGTGAAGCACACTGGTTCCCCTTACATGAACAAGGATGGTGCTGCTGGACAACATAGTGACATACTATCAAACGCTTGTGGCCATGAACCTTAGAACAAATGCGAAGGTACAAAACCAGTAATACAAGTTTATCACTCGACCTATCCATTCATCGAAACGGAGAATCTTTTTTACACTGTCACTGATCTGTTACAATTATGTTGCTCTGCTACGTTGAACTATATTCGCAACACCTTAAAAAAGAAGAACAGAAGTTCCATAGCAGTAAGGACATTGGTCAAGTCCCCTACCAACTGTCAATTTTAATCCTGTTCATCGACGTCTGCAGTATAAAAAGAATGTGGAAGCGGTTCACCATTTAGCGTTTCAGCATATATAAACAGTTTCCTGCAAGCCCTACAGAGGTTGTTCACGAAAATGCAACTGGACATGCAAAATCAAATATGACAGCATTCAGACTTCACAAAATCAGCAGCCTTATTTACGCTCCCTTATTTCCAACAGTTGAGCAAACACATTAATGCCTTTCCGATACCATAGAGTTACAGGCATGAAAATTATCGTCATtgtatatactccctccattccaaattaTATGAAGTTCTAGCTTTGTCCTAAGTCAAAATTTAATAAATTTTACCATGTCCACAGCAAAATGTGCTAATATTTACAACATCAAATATACATATAGTATGGAAACTTATTTTATGAGGAAACTAATGAAATTAGTCAAACTTAAAGAAGTTCAACTTAGGACAAAgctagaacttcaaataatttgGAATGGTGCACTGCAATATGACAAATGGTTCTTCATGCCTGCACCTCATGTTTTACTTATAATGTACAATTCCATTTGCACTAGTTAGTAGTTACAGAAAGTGCTACTGAAAGAACTAGTACAAATCTCATGGATGGAGAATAATATTATGTGCTGCCACATTGACTACGTAAGGTCAACTTCAATGACATTGAAAGGCGAGTCCAAGTAGATCTTCTGCCACACAGGTGTCATTTCATCGCTGCTTGCCAGTGATCACATTTCACATATCCAGTAGGATAGTCAGATGCATTCCCTGGACATTTGCTCAAATATTGACCAAATATGGTGAGGTGTTGTTTCTTGAATCAGCCTCTATTTTGATCTTGCGTCAATTTCTCGAAAATATCCGCGCCTGCTCATTGTTAACCAGAAGATGGTTACATCAAGAAACAGATGTTCTAAAAAGAAGGGAAAACAATGATATTAAAATTAATCATCTTATGTAACAGCACTTTCTTGCGGACGTAAAAGGATTTTTTAGCAATAGTGCCTTTTCAAGTTTTAACAAACAATATTATGTGGTCAAGTGCATTCGAGGCACACATCAAGAGAAATGCATGAAAATATATTGTAATGGCAGCACATAGTGATGGAACAACAATTCTATGTACATGATGCAGTATATCACTACCCCTAATAAACTTTTAAAAAACTCTAGGAAGAATATGAGCCCATAAGCAAGCACACACAACGCAAGTCATAACCACTTGAGAAAATCAACTGGGACGGCCTAGAAAAAAATTATTTAAAGGTAAAATGCAAAAAATGTTGAATACCAACAACGACGAAGTATACGTGGTTGTAGTAGATGCATGATAGATTATTCCATTTGTCACCATCCCTACTTATTTGAAAGGGGGGTAGTTGAGGCGCAGAATTATGAAAGTTACAGAAGGTTGAGAAATCTGGCTTTTAGCTAAACAAATTATAGCATATTGATTAATCTTTTAGAATGCAAATAATATATGGCATCTGAAGAGATGTATCATACAATTGTAACGCATCATATTCTCGGCGCATTTTCCGTGGAGTACGCAAAACCCTTCTTTGTCCTTGTTGCTGCCATCCTGACCTCTCAAGGTATTCTTCAATCAACCTGACATTGCCAATCAGACCTCCAGATTATTTACGAAAAAAGATGAAAAAATAAACTCTCTTTTTCCTTTTTATTCTAACTCGAAAGGGAAGAACAAAGAACTCACATGCTGCATATTGACTTTTGGGAAGCCGCCAATTCACGATCTGGGAAAGAGTCGTCAAATCTGTAGCTTAACCACACATACAACTCTAGGACCTGTAATGATCACAAATGCGATGCTGATTAATCTCACTTTAGAAACAGTTTTGAGACAGCGGCATGCCAAAATGGAATCTAAATAATCACTGTAGAAACTAGGAACTCTCCGGAAGTAACGGTTGCCTGAAATGGCAACAAGTGTCTAGTCCAACATTTTTCCAAAAAAAGCTCATCTTGCATGCACACAGACCCAATGCAGCCCACTGAATTATGTAATGACATGTTAGGCCCTATACAAGTATAAAATTATGGATCAATGAGAAATGAGTGCTAGACCAGTGATTGGGGGGTGGGGAGGGGGATTTCTAGCACAGAAAACCACTTTAGTTTGCGTTTCAGTATTTGAGGTGGTAGTCTATGCTGTGGTATGTTGTACCATCCTTGGAACTCCCAAGTTTGATTTTTAACTTGGAAGTTTatataatgcagaaaagaaactGCCTTCACAACAGAATAGACAATGCACATGTTTAAGAGCAAAATAATTTGTGATTAGAAAAACATTGACAAGATTTATAGTAGTGCTGGTATTGACTGGCAAATTACAGGTATTTGCGATTAGAAGAACATTGACAAGATTTTTAGGTCACTACTTTAGTGACCTAAAAagtcttatatttctttacagagggagtaattTGCTAGAGAAATAAAATAGGGAATAACCTTGTGAACCGATTCAAGCTCCTGGAGTTGATTGTGTGTTGTAGGCACCCGCAGTGTTCCAGGTGTAAATATTTCTTTAAGCCGAACTATGCCTTTCTTTGCATAATTTTCTGCAAACTGCATCTTGAAAATTTTAGTGAAACTGTTTCCTAATTCTACAAAAACATACAAATAAACAATAGAGGTAGAAATGTTTGCCTGTGTTAATCCTTGAGTAGATATATCATCCCTCACATCCACTGGACTGCAGTATGAAGTGTCAGAAAGTGATCAGGATGCTAGATAGGTGACAATAGATTAGAACAATAGAATCTAGAAAAGGCATATGTTAATACTGGGATAGATTGTAAATCACCTTTGACAAAAGATGTACTTATCACGCAACGCAAGAGGCAACTCATCAACAATAGCAGCAACTTTCTGTTAACAGTGGGAGGAAGAAATGTGACTAGATAAAATATTGAACCACAATTCAATAGCAGAAATAAATCTAGCTTACAGTTACAAAGTTCACTATTAGTCTATCGATATTAATTTCAATATAATGCTAAGTTATTGCCTTTTTAGAGAAGGCAGTCAACCAGTTTGTGCTTTTCTACCCAGGCAATCTTATTTACATTGTTTAGATGTAGCTTGTAGAAATTGACCAAACAAAGAAAAAATGTGTTTCTTAATGAAATAAAATACCAGCATATCTTCGCAATCGGCAATAAAATAGTCCGGAGACAGTTTAGCCTTGTCCAAGAAACGTTCCTGCAGCAGAATGAAAAAAGGGTAACACATATTTCTGAGTCCTGTCCAGAGGAAATAGCTGTAAATACACACGAAGCATTGAGATTCACTCAATGGGAGAGAAGAAGATGACACATTACTGAAAAAGAAGTACATAGAGAAAAAGTAAACTCCAATTTATAATTGTTGAGACTTGTGAACAAGCAATGTCAAGCTGAAATCCAAACAAATATAAGATACCTCAAAATATAGCTAAATTATTGTAGTGCATAATTGATCGCACCAACCACAATAATTGTTGAGTAACTCCCTGCCCCATACAAACTGGCACAACAAAATTGCTTTCATCATTAACTATTTTTTACTGTAACATTTAGCTTTGGCATTGACAAGTAACATGTTATAGAAGTATGAAGCTGCTCTGTGCTTGAACCAATGCATTTCAATACGAAAACGATGGTACTTATAGCTTACCAATATAGGGTGAAGAAAGTCAGTTCCATGTAATCGTGAATACACGGACAATAAATCAAATGTGGGAAAAAGTCCAGCACGCTGCAGATGAAGCAATGCAGCATCTGTGGTTAGCTTTTACAAATACGAGTCATACATAGCTTTTTGAAGTTTCATCATATAATAGCAGTTGGATTCATTATGTTGCTCAGTAATGGGTGGGCACCTCTATAATGGGAGAAGGTGACTTCAGGGATGAGTGTAGTAACGGGAGATCTTCAGCATCTAGACAGGTCACTTCGCCAACTGGGAATTTAGACCCATATCTCCCAGCTCTGCCTACCAAAAGAATAAGACATGCAGAACAAGCTCAATTCACAGCTCAAGAGGGCTGTGTAATAAGGGAAGAGAAAACTGCCAGGGGTAAAACGACTGAAAAGCAAACATAATACCTGCAATCTGTTTGATCTCAGGCACAGTCAGCTCCCTGGTGCAGATACCATCAAACTTCTTCAGTGTAGAGAAAATAATTCTAGAAATGTTCAGATTAAGACCCATTCCAATAGCATCGCTAGCCACTAGCACATTAAGGTCACTGGCTTCATCATTGAACATTGTCGCCTGGAAGCTTAGGGAACAGATTAACAAATTTATCCATAACAATCATGCCATCATGGAGAATAAATTACGACAAGCAACAGACTGAATTTATTGCCTACAACTATTATTCGCGAACTTTTAATTCTGGCTAAGAGTTGCGGGCATGTTGTATTAATAAATTATATAGAAAGAAACAAGTGGTGTTCATTAAAATTCTCGCAAATAGCAGGTACAAATCAACAATATAATAACTCaaaaatccatgttccaaacattgAACAGTATGCTCAATTACAAAGCATTTAAAGCAGCATTGATAAAATGGGTTTCGTAATTGTAAAAAAATGCTTTATTATTCAGATTGTTGTAATTTGTAACTCAACCATCACATACCATATTAACTTTGTTAATCAAAATTCAGCTATGACACTATATAATGTATATCAATGACTCAATGAGTAGGTTTAACAAATTAAATGTGCTGATATGCATGTCAACATGTTCAAATGGAAGGTGTGATATTTCACCTTACTCTAATTAGATTAGGAGCTACAGATATATGACAATGATTCAATGAGGTATATGTTCTAATACTAGTATGATGGGGCATACCCAAATAATGTATTACAAATTACCTGTTTCGTTCGAGTTTCTGGTGGTAATGAGCCATAGACTACAGAGCAAAGATGATTTCCCGCCATTTCAATTTTTCTCTGCATGAGTGAAAATTTGCAATATAAGGGTAGCTGAAGCTCTGTATTTTACTTTATCTGGCAGATGTCTAATTTTAATAAAAATATAGAGCCCTCTAGTCCATAAAATAACAGAATGATGCATCAATGTCATGTATTCTTTCTTCAAAGGAAAAACATTGTCATGTATTTGGGCACGCAACCACATACTATGGGTATAAACTAAAAATGGTAAGTACTATGAGCGCCAAATTCTCCTTTAGTTAGGCTAGGAAGCGCAGGATAACTGGACCAAATCTTTGCACTGGAGTACTGGCGGCCCTGGCTTAACTGGTTCTTCTGGAAATAGTCATTGGATTGCATTTTAATTTTCACTGCTTACATTTGTTGGGAATATTCAACCAGCATGTATCATGAAAAGGTGAAAGGAAATAGAGATGCTTGGATGGATGGTTGCTAACTACAAAAACAGGTTTCATCATATTGCATTTACGAAAAACAGCTGCGCTGGTAAACATGTTACCAGTTGATCATGTCACATAACTAACATTGCTACTGCAGCATGACATATCAACTATATTATTTAGTGAGTACCAATCGTGTGAcctcccctcccccctccccaaATTACTTTGGCACGGATGTACTTTTGTTTCCTTCACTGAGCACAATACCAAGAACCAATATCAGCTGTAATTAACTCCTGGCATGCAGATATACAGTCTCCAGGCATAAAAAAGTTTGACTGCCAAGGTCAAATAATTGTCCCTTCCCTTTCTTTCTGGGTATTAAAAAGTGTGGTGTTCAAAATTTAAAATTGGATAGAGAGCTAAACAGCTCTTGATTCAAGGGTTTTTGTCATACATGAGTATGGAGAGTTTTGATCATTTCCAAATTTACATGTTGACATCCAATTGGGCTGATAGGGTAAATAAAGTTGAAATTCGAGTTTCTGATTTCCCCCCAAACTAGTGAGACTTTCTCAGTTTTCTTTTCTATGACCCTCTAACTTCATGACATGTTCCCAAAATAATGAACAATTGCTGGAATATCACTTGAAGAATACCAACCTTAAGCTTATATATCTCACGCCGTGAGAACGTTACCATGCAATCCCCTGCCTTGATGTTTGAAAAAGGCCCAAGTGTAGACTTCAAAGGAACCAAAGGAGATAGTCTCTCATAATATTGAATCTGTTCAGCAACATAGACCCAACATGTTAGGATATTTTTTGACTATGAGCATGTTAGGATATTTGCTATGTGACATACTGTTCTCGAGATGTTTGCATCAGTACTCAGCAGAATTAGCACTAAAAATAACTACTCCCTCCCATCCATATTAATTGTCACTGCTTTAGTACAACTTCAGATAATTGTCGCTgctttagtacaactttgtactaaagttgtACTAAAGCAGCGACAATTAATATcaatcggagggagtactacatagCACGATGGGCAGGATAAGTTAATAAAACTCACTTGGAAACTGTCTGCAATCGTAGAACAACCTCACAACTCTAACAAAAAGAAGATCCACATGACCACACACAGTTTTCATGCAGAGGTCCAAAATTAGTATTACTACTTACTACTTACTACACCGGGTTGCAACCTAAATTTCAGGCGAAGGCTTAAAACTGGTACATGACAGAGCATTACTTGAGTAACAGGTTAGAA
Protein-coding sequences here:
- the LOC125510583 gene encoding pentatricopeptide repeat-containing protein At3g22670, mitochondrial-like, whose protein sequence is MQRCCRVIVSQPAVLRPHKGNHAASRFCTAGFELPEWFRNPKKDGDSFDGDDHDKFVLPIKSDPVEERSHGGSSKPLSLRPEAASHEDAEFEADFDEASRILTSCFASPEAIVIAMDCCPVRVSDRMVDKILRRFGSDWVAAFGFFMWAGAQEGYCHSADSYNSMVDILGKFKQFDLMWGLITQMDEIGGLVSLATMTKVMRRLAGASRWSDAIDTFNKMDRFGVVKDTTAMNVLLDTLCKERSVKRARGAFQELRGSVPPDESSFNTLVHGWCKARMMNEARDTMKEMEEHGFKPSVITYTSLIEAYCMEKDFQTAYAILNEMRSKGCPPNVITYTIVMHALGKDGRTQEALDIFDKVRRDGCAPDASFYNSLIYILGRAGRLEDANSVVDKMSSTGVPPTVATFNTLISAACDHSQAENALKMLVRMEEQSCKPDIKTYTPLLKLCCKRQWIKVLRFLICHMFRKDITPDFSTYTLLVTWLCRNGKPAQSCLFLEEMVLKGFTPKKETFDLVVEKLDKENLHSAKKKVQLLTLRAAAVKV
- the LOC125510582 gene encoding ATP-dependent RNA helicase SUV3, mitochondrial, encoding MAVAALLRRGALSSSCRHDVYIRCVLSYYDLHPLVNSANLKFWRGNHNSGKFDFTDMTHPHLWYPNAREKKRNVFLHVGPTNSGKTHNALKRLEASSSGVYCGPLRLLAREVAERLNKANVPCNLTTGQEREEIEGAKHSSVTVEMADVTTEYQCAVIDEIQMVGCRTRGCSFTRALLGLCSDELHVCGDPAVVPIIQRLLEATDDVVTIQYYERLSPLVPLKSTLGPFSNIKAGDCMVTFSRREIYKLKRKIEMAGNHLCSVVYGSLPPETRTKQATMFNDEASDLNVLVASDAIGMGLNLNISRIIFSTLKKFDGICTRELTVPEIKQIAGRAGRYGSKFPVGEVTCLDAEDLPLLHSSLKSPSPIIERAGLFPTFDLLSVYSRLHGTDFLHPILERFLDKAKLSPDYFIADCEDMLKVAAIVDELPLALRDKYIFCQSPVDVRDDISTQGLTQFAENYAKKGIVRLKEIFTPGTLRVPTTHNQLQELESVHKVLELYVWLSYRFDDSFPDRELAASQKSICSMLIEEYLERSGWQQQGQRRVLRTPRKMRREYDALQLRGYFREIDARSK